The Fusobacterium sp. FSA-380-WT-3A genome segment TCATCTATATTAATTATAGAATTTTTTTTATCTTTTACTAAATCAAATAATTTTCTTTTAGCTAAAAAATAATTTTCCATAGTTTTATGGTAATCTAAATGATCTAAAGTAAGATTTGTAAATATAGCACTTTCAAATTTTAACATATCTACTCTTCCTATATCTAATCCATGAGAACTTACTTCCATAACTAAATATTTAATATCTTTTTCTATAGCTTTCTTACAAATTTTTATAATTTCTAGTGAAGATGGAGTTGTATTAGGTGCTGGTATAACCTCTTCTCCTATTTTATATTCAACAGTTCCTATTCTTGCTATTTTATTTTCTCCTAATATACTTTCTAAAATATAAGTTGTAGTTGTTTTCCCATTTGTTCCTGTTACTCCAACTATTTTTAGTTTATCTTGTGGATAATTATAAAAATTAGAAGCTATTATCCCCATTTTTTTTCTTAAATCTTTTACTAAAAAATATCCTATCCCTTCTACTAAAGGAACTTCTTTTTCTACTAATATTGTTTTAGCACCATTTTCTATAGCTTTACTTATAAATTCATGTCCATCAGTAATAGAACCTTCTAAAGCTATAAATATATCTTCAGCCTCTACTTTTCTAGAATCAAATTCCATATTTTTTCCAAATATTTCATCTGATATCATTTGTAAAGCTTTATAATCTACACCTCTAAATAATTTTTCAATTTTCATTAAATTTCCTCTTTTCTAAATTTTATTTTTAAATATTTCCAATATTTCATCTTTAGTTTGGGCATTATTCAATTTTGTTACTAAATCTACATCATCCATTATTCTTGCAAATTTTTTTAACCATTTCATATGATGCTTAGAAGATAATGCTGATATAATAAATAATAATTTTATCTTTTTATTTTCAACATTTGGAAAAACTATCCCATCATTTATTTTTAAAAAAGATAGTGAATTTTTACTAACTTTATTTCCTGGTCTCGAATGTGCTAAAAAGATATCATGATCTACCAAAAACTTTTCTCCATTTAATTTTATATTTTCTTTTATTTCTTCTATATAATTTTCTGTAATACAATTATCTTTTATCAGCATTGAAGAAGCAATATCAATAGCTTCTTGCCAATCTTTTACGTTATTTACGACCTCTACTCTTAAATTTATATCATTTTCAAACATAGATTCCTCCTAGTAAATCTATTAACCTATCAATGCTGCCGCTCCATAAATTCCTGCATTTTCTTCCAAAATTCCTATTTCTATTTTAAATCCATCTTGTAAAGTTACTCCCATAGCATATTTAGGTAATTTTTCTTTAACTTTATCTAAAAGTATATCTCCTGCCAAAGATACTCCACCAGATAATATTATTTTTTCAGGATTGATTAAATTTAAAATATTTCCTATACCCATAGCTAAATATTCACTTTCATATTCTACTATATCAAGAGAAAATTCATCTCCCTCTTTAGCACATTCAAATATATCTTTAGCCTCTAATTTATCTATTTGTCCATTTAATTTTTTATACAATTCATTTGTTTTATTTACTTTTAACCTTGAAATAGCTTCTCTTTCTATTCCTGTAGCTGAAGCATAAGCTTCAAAACACCCTCTTTGCCCACAACCACAAAGTTTTCCATCTTTAACAAGTTTCATATGTCCTACTTCTCCACCAGCGCCAGTAAATCCAGAAATTATTTTACCATCTATACAAATACCACCACCAATTCCTGTTCCTAAAGCTATAGTAACACTACTTTTTGAACCTTTTCCAGCCCCATGCTTTGCCTCACCTAAAGCTATAACATTTACATCATTTTCTAATTTTGTTTCTTTTCCACTTATTTTTTTAAAAATTTCAGCTATATTTAAATTTTTTTTCCAAGGAAAATTAGCAAAAAATCCAACTATTTCTTGATTTTTTACAGGTCCGGGAATTCCCATTCCTACACCTTCTAAATTATCTATACTTATATTTTTTTCTCTTAACAATTCACAAATAGTTTCCCATATTCTTATCATTGTCTTTTCTACTCCTTCTAAAGACAATGTTTTTATAGATTTTTTTATAATAATATCGCCCTCTTCATCTAATATACCTATTTTTGTATTTGTTCCTCCAATATCTACTCCAGCAATATATTTCATCATAATCAACCCCTCTTTAAATTTAAGATATTATTGTCTATATTTATATTATAATATAATTTTTCATTTTTTATCAATTATTATTTGATTTAATTATAAAAAACTTTCTTAATTTATATTGTAAAAACTTGATTATTATAAAATATAGTGATATAATTTTTTTAATTAATATTTTCTAGGAAATTTATCCTGTGACTTCACAGGTTTTTTTATTGAGAATAATATATTTTAATTTAGGAGGATTTTATGAAAAGAAGTTTATCTGGTATACAACCAAGTGGAACTTTACATCTTGGTAACTATTTTGGAGCCATGAAACAATTTATTGAAAATCAAGATAAATATGAAGGATTTTATTTTGTAGCTGATTATCATTCTCTAACTTCTCTTACAAAACCAGAAATTTTAAGAGAAAGCACAAGAAATATTATTTTAGATTATCTAGCTTTAGGACTTGACCCTGAAAAATGTACTTTATTTTTACAATCAGATGTTCCCGAACATGTAGAACTTTCTTGGCTTTTATCAAATGTTACTCCTGTAGGACTAATGGAAAGAGGTCACTCTTACAAAGATAAAATAGCTAAGGGAATTTTTCCAAATACAGGACTTTTAACTTATCCTATCCTTATGGCTGCTGATATTTTAATCTATGATTCCGATGTAGTTCCTGTAGGAAAGGACCAAAAACAGCATCTAGAAATGGCTAGAGATATAGCTATGAAATTTAACCAACAATATGGAGTTGATTTCTTTAAACTTCCTGAACCATTAATTATGGAAAGTTTAGCTGTAGTTCCTGGAACTGATGGACAAAAAATGAGTAAATCATACGGAAATACTATAAATATGTTTGCTCCAAAAAATATTTTAAAAAAGCAAGTAATGTCAATAGTAACTGATTCTACTGAGCTAGAAGCACCTAAAAACCCTGACAATAATATATCACAACTTTATAAACTTTTTGTGTCAGAAGAAAAATATCAAGAAATGAGAAATAAATTTATAGCTGGTGGATATGGTTATGGACATGCCAAAAAAGAATTATTAGAAGCTATTCTTGAATATTTTAAAGATGCTCGTGAACGTAGAGAAGAACTTATGAAAAATCCTGAATATGTAGATGAAGTTTTAAGAAAAGGAGCTCTAAAAGCTCGTGAAATAGCTAGAAAAAAAATATCAGAAGCTAAACAAATTGTTGGACTTATGGGAAATGCTTATAATAAATAATAATTTAAGAGGTTATATTCAATGAAAAATTATGATGAAATAAAACGCGCTATTAGTTTTGGAATACCAGTTTTTATATCTTATATTCCTGTAGCCATTACTTTTGGACTAGTGGCCAAAAATTCTGGTTTTTCTTTATTTGAAGCTTTTGCTTTTTCATTTTTTCTGATAACAGGTTCTGGACAATTTATGACTATAAATCTTTGGAATATAAATACAGGAATTGTAGGAATTTGGTTCACTGTTTTTTTAATGAATTTAAGATTATTTTTAATGAGTTCAGCTTTAAATGATAAGCTTACTGATAGAGCTAAAAAATATTCTCTTTTTATTGCACCTTTAATAACTGATGAATCCTTTGCTTTATCAAGTTTACAAGAAAAGAAAATAGAACCTGAATTTATAATTCCGTTACAATGTATTGGACATTTTTTTTGGTGGACTTTTACAATAATTGGTTATATTATGGGAGGTTTTCTACCTGAAAATATAAGTAATAGTATGGGAATAGCTATTTATGCCCTATTTATTTCTATGTTAGTTCCTCAAATGAAAAAATCTTTATCTATAACTTTTATTGTTCTTCTTTCAGGATTTATAAATTGGTTTATTAAATATTTAAATATATTTCCAAGTGGTTGGAATATAATTTTAGCTATTATTATTTCTTCTTTTGTAGGAAGTTTTATTTTAAAAGAGGAGGTTGAATCAAATGAATAAAACTACTTTTATTTTGATTTTAGGATTAACTTTAGTAACCTTTATTCCGAGATTTCTTCCTTTTAAACTTATGAAAAACATAAAACTTTCAAAAAGAGCATCTTTATTTTTAAAATCCATTCCTTTTTCAGCTATAGGAGCACTAGTTTTACCAGATGTATTTTTTTCAATTCCTAATAATTTTATTGCTTCATATATAGGAGCTTTTAGTGCTTTTATTCTTTCATTAATGTTTAAAAATTATATTTATGCTGTTATTGGAAGTATTTTATTGGTATATTTATCTATTATATTTTTCTAAAGGAGAATTATGAAAAATAAATTTTGGAATTCCTGGTTTAAACTTGTTGGTATGTTATTAATTGTTCTAATCATTTGGATAGTATTATTTTTTTTAGGAAAACACTTTTTAGGTGATACTTTTGAAAGAAATAAAGTTATTCATTATATGCTCCTTATGATTATGGTTATAAAAGTAAGAGAAATCTTTTTAAAAGATATTAACTTAAAAAAAGAAAATAAAAAAAATTTAGATGAACTGGAGAATAATAATTCTGACAGTGACAAAAAAATTTAATTTTTAAGTTGCATAATTTTTTATATTATGTTATAATTCTTTCAGATTAAAATTTAATATAAAAGGGAGTAGTTTTAATTGCAATGTCAACAATCTCGACAGTTAATCTGTCTGGTATTGCAAGCCTTTAATTTTTA includes the following:
- a CDS encoding ROK family protein, whose product is MKYIAGVDIGGTNTKIGILDEEGDIIIKKSIKTLSLEGVEKTMIRIWETICELLREKNISIDNLEGVGMGIPGPVKNQEIVGFFANFPWKKNLNIAEIFKKISGKETKLENDVNVIALGEAKHGAGKGSKSSVTIALGTGIGGGICIDGKIISGFTGAGGEVGHMKLVKDGKLCGCGQRGCFEAYASATGIEREAISRLKVNKTNELYKKLNGQIDKLEAKDIFECAKEGDEFSLDIVEYESEYLAMGIGNILNLINPEKIILSGGVSLAGDILLDKVKEKLPKYAMGVTLQDGFKIEIGILEENAGIYGAAALIG
- a CDS encoding PTS sugar transporter subunit IIA, with the protein product MFENDINLRVEVVNNVKDWQEAIDIASSMLIKDNCITENYIEEIKENIKLNGEKFLVDHDIFLAHSRPGNKVSKNSLSFLKINDGIVFPNVENKKIKLLFIISALSSKHHMKWLKKFARIMDDVDLVTKLNNAQTKDEILEIFKNKI
- the trpS gene encoding tryptophan--tRNA ligase; this translates as MKRSLSGIQPSGTLHLGNYFGAMKQFIENQDKYEGFYFVADYHSLTSLTKPEILRESTRNIILDYLALGLDPEKCTLFLQSDVPEHVELSWLLSNVTPVGLMERGHSYKDKIAKGIFPNTGLLTYPILMAADILIYDSDVVPVGKDQKQHLEMARDIAMKFNQQYGVDFFKLPEPLIMESLAVVPGTDGQKMSKSYGNTINMFAPKNILKKQVMSIVTDSTELEAPKNPDNNISQLYKLFVSEEKYQEMRNKFIAGGYGYGHAKKELLEAILEYFKDARERREELMKNPEYVDEVLRKGALKAREIARKKISEAKQIVGLMGNAYNK
- a CDS encoding AzlD domain-containing protein, coding for MNKTTFILILGLTLVTFIPRFLPFKLMKNIKLSKRASLFLKSIPFSAIGALVLPDVFFSIPNNFIASYIGAFSAFILSLMFKNYIYAVIGSILLVYLSIIFF
- a CDS encoding AzlC family ABC transporter permease; the protein is MKNYDEIKRAISFGIPVFISYIPVAITFGLVAKNSGFSLFEAFAFSFFLITGSGQFMTINLWNINTGIVGIWFTVFLMNLRLFLMSSALNDKLTDRAKKYSLFIAPLITDESFALSSLQEKKIEPEFIIPLQCIGHFFWWTFTIIGYIMGGFLPENISNSMGIAIYALFISMLVPQMKKSLSITFIVLLSGFINWFIKYLNIFPSGWNIILAIIISSFVGSFILKEEVESNE